In Aspergillus nidulans FGSC A4 chromosome II, the genomic stretch GGTCAACAACACACAGATCCAGCACCATGACTGCtggcgaagagctcgacGCGATTTCTTTGACCACCTCAACCCGCCGCTTATGCAGCGAGCggtccagctgcagcaagtATCGCTGTTCAACTGGATTCCCAGGGTAGATCGCCTCTGCATTGATGTCAACTGGCGTGTCTCCGTGTCCAGGTACCATGGACGCCTGCACCCAGATAGCTACCCCGGCGATGACTTCCTCCCCGTTGGCGTCGGCGACGGTAGCCTTGAGAAAGACGGTGTTTGGGTTTCCGTTTCGATCGGTCGTGATAGAAGACCACCTCTCAACCAGCCGACTTATTGCACGCACTTTTCCCTCGGGGGTATCCCACCCGGGATTCATGGCGATCCAGACTCCATCGTGCACCTGAGAGCCGAATGCCGATGCAGAAATGTCGAAGAAGGAAGTAAAGTCGGTGGGGGATGTTATGGGGGACACTTTTATAGTTGGCTTAACTGGGGCCATCTTGGACAGTCTCAACGAGAAGGTTAGGCAGATGGAGTGAATATGTGTTTAGCATGTATTTAGTATAGCTTTTATGGCCGTGTAGTGTATGTGTCCTTAGCGGCGAACCCGGGATTACCCCAATTGTGGGGCAGGGCTTAAGCGTCCATGTCGTTGGCTTACACTATTCATGCCACTGCAGGTACGTTCATATCGGTAGGAATATCAAGCCTATGCTCTCTCACATCACCGTCTTCCTTACGAATCAATACAATGCCGATAAGCT encodes the following:
- a CDS encoding protein ngn9 (transcript_id=CADANIAT00004025) — protein: MAPVKPTIKVSPITSPTDFTSFFDISASAFGSQVHDGVWIAMNPGWDTPEGKVRAISRLVERWSSITTDRNGNPNTVFLKATVADANGEEVIAGVAIWVQASMVPGHGDTPVDINAEAIYPGNPVEQRYLLQLDRSLHKRRVEVVKEIASSSSPAVMVLDLCVVDPAFQRQGVASKLVQWGLDEAKHRGGLEAVLEGSSMGRHVYRQLGFWQDGGECEYDVDEEFRDREQPSNIFMRTGRPQ